attttgtatttaatcAACAAAAAAATGTTAGTTACCTAgaagaattaaaatttttatataaagaaAGACTTACATATAATTcataaatcataaaaaatatcaaCATGCTAAAGTTCAAATGACAATCTTTCCATCTTcagttagaaattaaaaaaaatggaaactcaagtgcagtggactttacgtgaagttaatagttgaaagccgttcagtcacaaaaaaaaataattgaaagccgttagatgaaaatttagtcaaatcagtcaaactaTCTAACGGcttttaactatcaacttcacgtgaagtcgactgtagctaaatttcaaaaaaaaaaaaacgcagaATATTTGTTAAAGCATTATGGTGTGAATCTTGAACCTCATCTTTTATAGTTCTTATCTAGTTTTGTTTTGTAAGCATCAATGGGGGCACCCATGTCTTCTttgttcttcctcctcctccttctactTCTACTCCCCCCTTCTTTATCAATGGCATCAAAGCCACCACCACCAACCCCATCAGAGTGGCCACTCCAATTCCACTCCCTCATATGGTACAACAGAACCGGTGTCCTCCAGAAGGTGGAGCTATGGTACGACTtcataaatggcagaaacttGAACATCATCGAAGAACAACTCACGAATCATGTGTTGTACGATGTTGAGTGGGACAATGGCACCTCCTTCTACTACACTCTTGATCCTTATCAGAGGGAGTGTGATGTGAAGCATTTTCCTGTTGGGATTCTGAGGCCAAATTGGCTTCATGGTGCTACTTATTTGGGTCAGAGGATGGTTGATAACTTTCTTTGCAATGTTTGGGAGAAGGTTCATTTCATTCGCTATTATGAGCATGTTGCAACTAAAAGGCCTGTTAAGTGGGTCTTCTTTGAAGGTACATTGCTATTACCACAATTCATGTTTGCTTTGGATTTTAATAATTCTCAGATATTGATTTCATGGGTATAATCtaaaatgttaaactatgatTTCAAAGGGTGTATCTAACAAACTccctagtatttttttttttttttgctagatTTTCAGTACAATAGCTTAGACTTTTATTAGTAANNNNNNNNNNNNNNNNNNNNNNNNNNNNNNNNNNNNNNNNNNNNNNNNNNNNNNNNNNNNNNNNNNNNNNNNNNNNNNNNNNNNNNNNNNNNNNNNNNNNNNNNNNNNNNNNNNNNNNNNNNNNNNNNNNNNNNNNNNNNNNNNNNNNNNNNNNNNNNNNNNNNNNNNNNNNNNNNNNNNNNNNNNNNNNNNNNNNNNNNNNNNNNNNNNNNNNNNNNNNNNNNNNNNNNNNNNNNNNNNNNNNNNNNNNNNNNNNNNNNNNNNNNNNNNNNNNNNNNNNNNNNNNNNNNNNNNNNNNNNNNNNNNNNNNNNNNNNNNNNNNNNNNNNNNNNNNNNNNNNNNNNNNNNNNNNNNNNNNNNNNNNNNNNNNNNNNNNNNNNNNNNNNNNNNNNNNNNNNNNNNNNNNNNNNNNNNNNNNNNNNNNNNNNNNNNNNNNNNNNNNNNNNNNNNNNNNNNNNNNNNNNNNNNNNNNNNNNNNNNNNNNNNNNNNNNNNNNNNNNNNNNNNNNNNNNNNNNNNNNNNNNNNNNNNNNNNNNNNNNNNNNNNNNNNNNNNNNNNNNNNNNNNNNNNNNNNNNNNNNNNNNNNNNNNNNNNNNNNNNNNNNNNNNNNNNNNNNNNNNNNNNNNNNNNNNNNNNNNNNNNNNNNNNNNNNNNNNNNNNNNNNNNNNNNNNNNNNNNNNNNNNNNNNNNNNNNNNNNNNNNNNNNNNNNNNNNNNNNNNNNNNNNNNNNNNNNNNNNNNNNNNNNNNNNNNNNNNNNNNNNNNNNNNNNNNNNNNNNNNNNNNNNNNNNNNNNNNNNNNNNNNNNNNNNNNNNNNNNNNNNNNNNNNNNNNNNNNNNNNNNNNNNNNNNNNNNNNNNNNNNNNNNNNNNNNNNNNNNNNNNNNNNNNNNNNNNNNNNNNNNNNNNNNNNNNNNNNNNNNNNNNNNNNNNNNNNNNNNNNNNNNNNNNNNNNNNNNNNNNNNNNNNNNNNNNNNNNNNNNNNNNNNNNNNNNNNNNNNNNNNNNNNNNNNNNNNNNNNNNNNNNNNNNNNNNNNNNNNNNNNNNNNNNNNNNNNNNNNNNNNNNNNNNNNNNNNNNNNNNNNNNNNNNNNNNNNNNNNNNNNNNNNNNNNNNNNNNNNNNNNNNNNNNNNNNNNNNNNNNNNNNNNNNNNNNNNNNNNNNNNNNNNNNNNNNNNNNNNNNNNNNNNNNNNNNNNNNNNNNNNNNNNNNNNNNNNNNNNNNNNNNNNNNNNNNNNNNNNNNNNNNNNNNNNNNNNNNNNNNNNNNNNNNNNNNNNNNNNNNNNNNNNNNNNNNNNNNNNNNNNNNN
The DNA window shown above is from Arachis ipaensis cultivar K30076 chromosome B08, Araip1.1, whole genome shotgun sequence and carries:
- the LOC107612151 gene encoding uncharacterized protein At4g14100; amino-acid sequence: MGAPMSSLFFLLLLLLLLPPSLSMASKPPPPTPSEWPLQFHSLIWYNRTGVLQKVELWYDFINGRNLNIIEEQLTNHVLYDVEWDNGTSFYYTLDPYQRECDVKHFPVGILRPNWLHGATYLGQRMVDNFLCNVWEKVHFIRYYEHVATKRPVKWVFFEGTLLLPQFMFALDFNNSQILISWV